In the genome of Synechococcus sp. UW179A, the window TCATCACTACTGTCAGCCAAACCAGTGGTGTTGGCGCCCAGAGGACGGCTCAAGTAGAAGATGGCGGGAGTGACAGAGATGTTGTCAGTCACTTGGAACATGTACCACCATTCCCAGGCGTAGTTGCCATCAGCGACAAAATCGCTTCCGTTGTTGTAATCGGAGTCATTTTCCCAGCTGGTCACGAAGGTCGGCTGGCCAACAGCCATACCAGCTGCATTGCCTTTCAGGAAGACATCAGCCCACTGAAGGCCCACATACCAGGACTGGGATGTTGCTCCGCCAATGGAGCCGGTGGCACCATCTTCATCACGGAAATTGGCGTTTTTAGCGTCAACTGAGTTGTAACCCCAGCCTGTGCTGATACTGGGGAACCAACCTGCATTTTCAGGAGTCCACCAGGCACTTACACCCACGGAGTTGGTCGTACCCAAGCCACTCATGAAGTTGGCAAGGGGTGTTCCGTTACCGGAATAAATACCAGCTCCGTTGTCGCCCGATGCATAGTTGTATGCAGCAGCAATACCCCAGTTGTCGGGGGCATAGGCGATCTGAATGGTTCCGCTGCTTGAGGCGCAATCGGTTCCAATACCGCCGCAATCTTCCGTATCTCGATCAAAAGCGTTGTTTGAGTCGATTACAGAGGGGTTGCCGTTTTTACCGTTGCCACTCACGTAGTTAACGCTGATGCTGAAGTCGTTGTCAGACCACCAGAGACCAGCACCTGCACCGAGTTGCAGGTTGTAGGTCTGAGGAGCACCGGCGTAGGTGAAGAAGTCGAGGACAGTGTCAGATGGATAAGCACTTGGCCATACAGCCAGCATGTCGTCCTGACGGACACGGCCACCCACTGTGGCGGTGAAGTTGGATCCGATGGGGAATTGATACCAGATTCTGTTGACATTGATCTGGTCGGGACTGCCTTCTTCGTAGGCGGTCTCCATCGTGGTCAGACCCGAATAATCGCTGTTACCGCCGAAAGCAGAGTTAGCGAAGTTGCCCGCACGCAGCATGGTGCGCAGAAGGTCCTTACCAGTGAAACTGGTGTCAAGGAAGAGACGGGTGTCGTAGTTAAAGGTGGTTGCGCCGGATGCAGCCGCCGCGAGATCCGCAACCTTTTCACCACCGACTTCAGCACTTCCGCCGTAGCTGTTGGCGCCGATCACGAAGGTGGTCTGGCCTGTCAATTTGGTCGTGGTGGAGAACTGGGTTGCTTCCAGTTCGCCAACGCGAGCTTCCAGACCGTCAACACGACCCTTAACGATGGCGAGTTCCTTTTCGAACTCCTTCATCAGGCGCTTGAGCTCGTCGGTCACCTCGGTGACGCGGTCGAGACAGGCGTTCAACAGTGCAGCCGCTTCGAAGCGGGTCATTGCACGGTTGCCGCGGTAGGTGCCGTTGGGATAGCCGGCAACGCAGCCGTAGCGCTCAATCAGGTTGCTGAGAGCCTGATAAGCCCAGTCGGTCGGGTAGACGTCAGAGAACTGGGTGATGCTGGTGACCTGATCGACAGACACCGCGCCTTCGGAAACGGAGGCGTAGTCGGAAACACCTGCAAAATTGACTTCAGTTGCACCGACTGCCACAGGAGCCAGAAGGCCCAGGGCAGCAGGAGCAACTAATAGTTGCTTGAACAATTTCATGGGGAAGGGTCCTCACACACAGAACCGGCGAATGTATAAAACGCCACAGTGAATCTGGCCGATCGCCAAGGTCAAACACCTATGTGGTGTGACAGCGCGAATCCTGACATGTATCGATTAGCACCAAAATCAGCGATTTGTGTAAGAACGGTGACCAAACATGCCTGTCGTGAATGCATCTCAGCAAAAGAGCGCGAGAGAGGGTATTACTTCAAAACGATGCCCCCGACCGGAAACCGATCGGGGGCTCTCGCCGGGACCACTCTGGCGCGGAACCGATTGATCACTTGAGGGAAGGTGCCGTCAGCCGGCGTTCTCCGCGATCAGCAGACCCTGAATTAAAGAACTGGAACTCATGGACACCTCCTCCTGAAGGATTGTGAATGCCGGTGACGCGTTCGAAATCAAGGATCGCTCCGGGGAGCGAAACCTGAATTCACGACACTGCATCCTGTACCTCAGGACCATACTCAGATTCGTCAGCCCTGTGGAGTACACCTGGGCTCCAACCCCATGTCATCCAAGCTTCCCTGGCGGATCCTCTTCACTCTCTGGGCTGTCGCAGCTGTTCTATCGCTAGTGGGCCTGGGGAATGTGCCACTGAGGGACTTTGATGAAGCCACCGTGGCGAGAGTGGCCCTCGAACTTCACCAGGGTCAAGGCGAAGCGGCATGGCTGCCAACACTCTGGGGGAATCCTTACCTCAATAAAGCGCCAGGCCTGCATTTGATCATCGCAGCGTTGATTGGCATCAACCCATCCTCAGGACTTCCTGATGAATGGACGATCCGAATTGCACCGGCCCTTCTTTCCACACTGGTTGTCCCGTTGGGCGGACTGATGCAGTGGACGCTTCGACCCGGTGACCGATCAAGCACGCTTGCCATAAGCGCCATTCTGATGACGCTTCTGCCGGTCGCTCGCCATGGGCGAATGGCCATGCTCGATGGCACTCAGCTCTCCGTCATGGCGGCGCTTTGGTTGGGACTGATGCATCTAACTTCAACGCATCAGCCGCGGCGTGTAGGACTGCTGACCGGATTAGCAGCAAGCGCGATGCTTCTGCTGAAAGCCCCCCTACTGGTGCCCGCCGCCGCCGCCGGAGCGCTGGCTATTACCTGGGGGAAGGAATGGCGGCATTGGCAACTGCCACAGACATGCTTAGGAATTGCAGCAGGGGTGGCGCCAGGCCTTGCCTGGCATGGATGGCATGCCCTTGTGCGCGGTCAATCTGCACTGTGGCTCTGGGGGGGTGATGGCGCAGGACGCGTTCTTCTGGATGCCGGCGAGGGAAGTGACCTCGGCTGGCGAGTGCCTTTCATCGAAATGCTCGAAGGAGGCTGGCCTTGGCTCGCCCTCTTCCCGATTGCGGTGCTGTGGGCCTGGCAGCTCAGAACCACACGCTGGGGACGATGGAGCCTGAGCCTTCTGGTCGTATTGAGTGCATCGATCCTGCCTTTACGCACTCAGCTGCCCTGGTACAGCCACCCTCTCTGGCTCCCAGTGGCCCTGCTCTGCGCACCGCTGTTTGCCTGGATCGTGAACCAGAAGGCCTCACCTGAAACACCACTACAGCTGCGAGGTCTTCTGAGCAGAGTTCCACGGCTCTGGACTCTGATGGGCCTGCTGCTGCTGATTCTCCTGGGGGCCAGCATGACACCGCTCGCATCTGCTCTCAGCGACTATCGGG includes:
- a CDS encoding iron uptake porin, with the protein product MKLFKQLLVAPAALGLLAPVAVGATEVNFAGVSDYASVSEGAVSVDQVTSITQFSDVYPTDWAYQALSNLIERYGCVAGYPNGTYRGNRAMTRFEAAALLNACLDRVTEVTDELKRLMKEFEKELAIVKGRVDGLEARVGELEATQFSTTTKLTGQTTFVIGANSYGGSAEVGGEKVADLAAAASGATTFNYDTRLFLDTSFTGKDLLRTMLRAGNFANSAFGGNSDYSGLTTMETAYEEGSPDQINVNRIWYQFPIGSNFTATVGGRVRQDDMLAVWPSAYPSDTVLDFFTYAGAPQTYNLQLGAGAGLWWSDNDFSISVNYVSGNGKNGNPSVIDSNNAFDRDTEDCGGIGTDCASSSGTIQIAYAPDNWGIAAAYNYASGDNGAGIYSGNGTPLANFMSGLGTTNSVGVSAWWTPENAGWFPSISTGWGYNSVDAKNANFRDEDGATGSIGGATSQSWYVGLQWADVFLKGNAAGMAVGQPTFVTSWENDSDYNNGSDFVADGNYAWEWWYMFQVTDNISVTPAIFYLSRPLGANTTGLADSSDETFNNFGGLVKTTFRF
- a CDS encoding glycosyltransferase family 39 protein, giving the protein MSSKLPWRILFTLWAVAAVLSLVGLGNVPLRDFDEATVARVALELHQGQGEAAWLPTLWGNPYLNKAPGLHLIIAALIGINPSSGLPDEWTIRIAPALLSTLVVPLGGLMQWTLRPGDRSSTLAISAILMTLLPVARHGRMAMLDGTQLSVMAALWLGLMHLTSTHQPRRVGLLTGLAASAMLLLKAPLLVPAAAAGALAITWGKEWRHWQLPQTCLGIAAGVAPGLAWHGWHALVRGQSALWLWGGDGAGRVLLDAGEGSDLGWRVPFIEMLEGGWPWLALFPIAVLWAWQLRTTRWGRWSLSLLVVLSASILPLRTQLPWYSHPLWLPVALLCAPLFAWIVNQKASPETPLQLRGLLSRVPRLWTLMGLLLLILLGASMTPLASALSDYRGPAAALGLGWSAGGYLLMTRSIRQRRLGALSLVCGNLGALALIFSSPLWHWELNETWPVKPVADLTTHGQGQQITIVGHNERPSLNWYAKQRIARNRSDKRLRLSDKQQHQCEVLARYQKWTLTNCDNMLLED